A window of Chengkuizengella sediminis contains these coding sequences:
- a CDS encoding YitT family protein: MNLLSFLNKNITKARIIKTFIVIIGAFFNAIAFNFFLIPADVYSSGFAGLAQLTSSVFEDFTPINISTGIVLFLLNIPIAILGWRYLGKSFTLYSFFSVILLALFMELIPVKAVAENDILLNAVFGGVMSAIGVGLTLKWGASTGGMDVIVMILSRMKDRPAGTYYLILNGVIITAAGALYGWQNALYTLVALYAATRVIDAIHTRHIKLTAMIITSKPDQLEVAIREKLSRGITKLPAKGSYSQEDKEMLLIVITRYELFDLKKVLSETDSNAFTNIVQTTGIFGFFRKESRLS; this comes from the coding sequence ATGAACCTACTATCATTTTTGAATAAAAACATAACCAAAGCACGGATCATAAAAACATTTATTGTTATTATAGGAGCATTTTTTAATGCAATTGCTTTTAATTTTTTTTTAATACCTGCTGATGTTTATTCTAGTGGTTTTGCAGGACTAGCTCAGCTTACATCCAGTGTTTTTGAAGATTTTACTCCAATTAATATCTCTACAGGTATCGTTCTATTTTTATTAAATATTCCAATCGCAATTCTTGGATGGAGATATTTAGGGAAATCATTTACTTTGTATAGTTTTTTCAGTGTTATATTATTAGCCTTGTTCATGGAATTAATTCCTGTTAAAGCTGTAGCTGAGAATGATATTTTATTAAATGCAGTTTTCGGGGGTGTCATGTCTGCAATAGGTGTTGGATTAACACTAAAGTGGGGTGCTTCTACTGGAGGGATGGATGTCATTGTTATGATCCTGTCTAGAATGAAGGATCGACCTGCAGGGACATATTATTTAATATTAAATGGTGTTATTATAACAGCTGCAGGAGCTTTGTATGGATGGCAAAACGCACTTTATACATTAGTTGCTTTATATGCTGCAACACGTGTAATTGATGCAATACATACACGCCATATTAAATTAACAGCAATGATTATTACATCAAAACCTGACCAATTAGAAGTAGCGATTCGAGAAAAACTATCAAGAGGAATTACGAAACTTCCAGCAAAAGGTTCATATTCTCAAGAGGATAAAGAAATGTTATTAATTGTGATTACTCGTTATGAATTATTTGACTTAAAGAAAGTCTTGAGTGAAACAGATTCAAATGCTTTTACTAATATCGTACAAACGACAGGGATTTTTGGATTTTTCCGAAAGGAATCCAGATTGAGTTAA